CCTGCCTAATGTTCTCGCTACTCTATCATTGCTGcggttttcttttcttctttctataCTTTTGTTTAATTGCCTCCAATGTTCCTATCTTGCTTGCAGCTGATGTCATCTCTACAGTGGAGTTTAACCAGACGGGGGACCTGCTGGCCACGGGGGACAAAGGTGGCCGAGTGGTCATCTTTCAGAGAGAGACTGAGGTTAGTTTACAATGCAAAAATCACCATTTTCTGTAcacattcttttaaaaaaatatcttcgTACACATACTGTAAATGCATGCTGAAAGCCGTGTTTTCTTCACTGTCTGCCCTGGGCAGTCTAAAGGGGAATCAGAGGAGGCGGGCGAGACAGGGGACTCTGGGGAGTACAATGTCTACAGCACGTTTCAGAGCCACGAGCCTGACTTTGATTACCTGAAGAGTGTGGAGATAGAAGAAAAAATTAACAAGATCAGATGGCTGCCACAGCAGAACGCAGCACATTTCCTCCTCTCCACCAATGGTGAGAAATCAGTGACTTCTCAGTCTCTATCAGAACATCATACTGATTGTTGGTTGTGGTAAAATGAAGTACAGGAAGTAAAGATGCATATAGTTTTTACCATCATAAATGTATAtctacatatgtatatatatatatatatatatatatatatataattgagAGAGAGATTTGTTATAAATAGAAATTTTTTTTGCTTGATATGGCACAGGTATCGCTTACACACTTTGGTTTCAAACTACCTCCAATTTCTAAAATTATGGCAGCCTTGTGTCATCTTTTGTTACCTACGTAGAATTAAATAACATCAAGATAGTCTTTGGAGTCTCACTTATGGGTGCAATAatggcacagaaaaaaaaatctgtctaaATTCGGTGCATGAATTAAGTATTATGTTTTAAATTAGCTGTAAATGTGATTTTTCTTAAGTTGTGCTTTGCAATTTTCAATGAATGTAATCATCATTTTTTGACATGCCTGTCACAGATAAGACTGTTAAACTGTGGAAGGTAAGCGAGAGAGACAAGAGACCAGAAGGATACAACCTGAAAGATGAGGAGGGACGGCTCAAGGACATCTCTACCATCACCTCTCTACAGGTACTcggacacacacatacaactgcacattttcattttgttggGTATGCCTGATACAAGTATTTATCAGGCTTACATTTAATCATCAAATCAAGTGTCTGTCTTTTTGCTCCTGTCCTTAAATAATCCATGGCTGTACTGTCCTCCAGTTTTGTCCTTTCTCgttgttgtctttctttttgtccTATGATTTACTCCTCCAGTTCTTATCACCTCCTCCCTTCAGCCCTAAATCTTTTATCTCTCACCATTTAAGGTGCCAGTGCTGAAACCTACAGATCTAATGGTCGAGGTCCGTCCCAGAAGAGTATTCGCTAATGGACACACCTACCATGTCAACTCCATCTCAGTCAACAGCGATGGGGAAACCTACCTGTCTGCTGACGACCTCCGCATCAACATGTGGCACCTGGGCATCACAGACCGCAGTTTCAGTATCCTtactgtctttttgttttttgtattataacacactattttcagttttaaccaactttgaataattcTATAGCTCCTCTCAGACTTTTGTGTGGTGGAAACTCCTTGAATTTTACAGCGAGTTCAGCGGTATGAATTAgatcacttttgttgttaaagtaTAACTGTATCCTCATGGTAATTGTaaaacagcaatgacaacatTATACCTAAACAGGTAAAGATTCCTGTCAAcaccaaaaggaaaaaaaaagaaaaagtgcagTATACGTCAGTaagctttttttgtatttgattttATGTCCCTAAAGCATAAAATCCCATTTTAATTGTGTTAAGGTACACGGTAAAACAATTCATGCTAGTATCTTAGTGTGCATGATTTTGCAAAGTTATCAGTATTGGTCATTATGCATGTAGTTTGCTtactaaagaaaaagaaattgagCAGTGTTGGGAACGCATCCCATATGCTTCTattctgtgtttgtatttcatCCACTGTTATCTAAATTTATGCCTAAAATATCATGGAGCCAATTCCAGATCATGTACTCTAATCTTAACCAATCATCCAAATTCATCTTCTGATTTATACTTAATGTAAACAACACGTGACTCTGATTGGATCTGTGTTTCCATTACAATGCTGTGTAGTCAGTGCAGGTTGTAGCATGTGGGACTGGCTGCATGTTGTGATTTCCCCATTCAAATGGAAGCTGACCTAGAAAATCATAGAGGCATCTATGGAAGATGAGTTTAAATAATTCACACAGCAGTACACTTTCTTCTGAGCCACACAGGACTACCACAAATAGAACAGAGAGGAACAGCGTGTGCATGCATATTGGGGATAGGATGGGgtgcagttttttctttttcttttctgggaTGTCTTTATGAACTTAGGTTGTGAAAGTGTAGatcatctaaaaataaaaagactgcATGAATGAATATAAGTGATTTGTTTGCATGTCTGCTGCCTCACTGTGACAAAATGTAAACATAGTCATGGAATTTGGTAGAAACCCCGCTCGCCAGATTTATGTGGTGCTTAATGTCTGCGCCGTTTGTTCCTTGATGGCGCTGCTTCTCAGATATTGTAGACATCAAACCAGCAAACATGGAGGATCTGACGGAGGTGATAACAGCGGCAGAGTTCCACCCTCACCACTGCCACTTGTTCGTGTACAGCAGCAGCAAGGGAACGCTGCGCCTCTGTGACATGAGAGCCTCGGCTCTCTGCGACAAACATACCAAACGTGAGGAAACATTTTAAAGAGTTTACTGCAAGCTGTGCATGCGGAATCTTGCTCTCACGAAAGCAATGCAATTATATTTCTGTCTGATTAGTTTTTGAGGAACCTGAGGATCCAGGGAACCGCTCCTTCTTCTCAGAGATTATTTCCTCTGTGTCGGATGTTAAGTTCAGCCATAGTGGACGTTACCTGCTGACCAGAGACTACCTCACCGCTAAGGTGTGGGATATCAATATGGATAAAGGCCCAGTGGAGACCTATCAGGTAGAGGATTTTACCCGGACCTATTTGGAAATTGTTAAAATATGATCATTTTAGTTATGAAACTACTAGTTAATTATTAACTAACTAGTAGTTATTCATTATTTGTCTGACATAAAATCTGTTTGAATTTCgggtgtttgtttgcttttcaaattcaaatatatacatatatttttacatttatacaCAATTCATTCAGTTGATCAGCATAATTCAGCAGCATTAACTTGATCCCAAAGAAAATCTGGAAgccttttctcatttttactgCCAGTGTATTATACATGAGAGCAAAGTACAAGAAAGAAGATTAAAATGCCAAAATGTGAGTGTCCTGAGCAGGATAATGCTACCTTCCCAAAAACTTAAGCTGACTGTTTGCATCATCCCCAGGTCCATGAATACCTGAGGAGTAAGCTGTGCTCCCTCTACGAAAACGACTGCATCTTTGACAAGTTTGAGTGTGTTTGGAACAGCTCAGACAGGTAAGAGGCGGTGGGGGGACAGACAAAGTACAGCTTAAGTAGATTTGGAAGCAAAAACAGACTGCTGTGTCAGTGTGTTACTGCTTACAGTGATTTCCTAAATGCCCGGCCTCCTGCTTTATCCGACGTTTAAATCAATCCCAGAGACAAGCTTTGCAGACATCAAATCAATCCTCATGTATTCAGTttgctttttcctcttttcctccccGTCATTCTACCATGAACGCCGCTTGTCTCTTCCCGCTCTTTActttctttctcctctcctttcctcCATGATCCAGCGTGATTATGACAGGGGCGTACAACAGCTTCTTCCGGATGTTCGACAGGGAGACAGGCCGAGGCGTAACCCTGGAGGCCTGGCGAGAGAGCAGCAAGCCCCGGGCTGTACTGCGAACCCGCCGTGTGTACACTGGCGGTAAACGTCGCAGGGGCGATGTGGGCGTCGATAGCTTGGACTTTACCAAGAAAATCCTGCACATGGCTTGGCACCCATCTGAAAATATAATTGCCATAGCAGCCACCAACAATCTGTACATCTTCCAGGATCGTGTCAACCCAGAAACGCAGGCACAGTGACaagaatggaaatatgaacagAAGCAGACACAGTGCTTTTTATCCAAGTGTCACAGAAATGCAAAGAGTGACTGGAATATATTTGGATGTTTTATCGAGGGCACGGAGAGTGGAAAGGCTATATCAGAGGATTAAGCTGTTTGATGACATGCTTTGATGCAGAGTCTGTACATAATTGGAATAATCATAAAATAACAAGACTCtttattcagttcattttatttaatggtGTTTAATCTAATCACCGAACTGAACTGATCTAGTACCCATCGGGacatttgattgattgatttatttttggctGCACTCTACTTCCACTTTTTGAAGATGTTTGTGTACCTGCCCCACTGTTGGGGCAGTGAATGAGGTGCAGGGACACCTCTCGATCTGCAGTGACTCAGTGCTGTTGCTCACACCGTGTTGCACTTCCCATTAATGTTCTGGTTACCTTTCACATAAAAACGGAAGATATGTGCTAGCTAGCATTTGACAGGTAATTTCTAAATGCTACAGAATATACTGATAGAATGGCTGGATGACTTTACCAGGCATTTAATCCAAATCTAATTGTTTTCACTAGTGTGAGGTATCAGGAATGGTGTTATTGTATAGTTCACAACAATCTCctaaattttttttcttctttgtcatgTGACAACAGCAATTCAATCTCTCCTTCAGAGCAGTGCTCTGGGAGAACGCACGAATAACTGTCCCGTAATCTTTTCCTTGTTCACGTTGCAATAATAACACTAACAAAACACAGTGCAGCAGCATTCCTGCTTTAATACATGAGCTCTTCTTCTACAGGTAACAAAAAAATGTACACACTCTTTTTACTGTTTGCTGTAAAtactctgtgttttttttaaaggcggTACCAATTTTCAGTTCCAGAgagctaagaaaaaaaaagcattttgtcgAGGACACTAAATCAGTGTGAGATCTCATTTATAATAAGGTTTGTGGAATCACACTTTATCAGATATTTTCTTGTAGCAGTATATAGGTAGTTGTCGCTGGCTGTAGAGAGAACGGGGTATAATTGTGCACAAAAAACCACTAACTGTTTGGTTGTGTATATTAAGCCCTTATTGTGTTATGATTGCTGTATCATGGTAATCtcatgtaaaagaaaaagaaaaaagacacaaatccACATGCTTACATGAGAAAACATAGCAGTTGAAGGAGGCAGTGTGTGTATTGATGGGGGAATCTTGCAGTTAGGACAAACTTGAATTCTAAGCACATCGTTTATCGTTGAGACCCCCAAATTTAAATCAAAGTTGACTAAGTTTGTGTCCAGTGTGCTTGGATGTTAGAGGTTACCGTCAGTGCAATAGCTCATCACAGCAGTAATGTCGTGTGAATTCATACTATCACAACATCTTAATGTCATTACACCGTATACCTCACAGCGCCACATGCTCCTCTGGGGTGCGACTCTGAAAGCCTGGGCTGTACAGCAGTACAGTAAGGTGATGTCTGTGTTGGACTGAATCGCGCGAGACTTGTTTGTTTACAGTGAAGTACTTTATTTTCAAGTGACCTTGGACCTGATGGGATTATTGTAAGTGGTTTAAATGTGTACTGTAGTGGGTGGAGTAACATAATCAGTGCAAAGGTAGAGAATATCAAGTCCCTTTGCACATTTTCAAAATCTGAAGAATCGACATTAATCAACTGTGTAAAGAAATAACTGCTGTCACACCTGcttcctcctctctccctcacgCCCCGTTTGGTTTTCCAAGTTGCTGTTCACACACATCTGTGTTATCTGCCTGTAGCTAAGATGGTTTTCTTATGGGCATCTATATTTTTGTCTTCACTACCAGCCAGTGTTATCATGTGCAGAGACAGTTTTGCACTTATTGATTTAACATGTACGACACAGCAAAATCCATGGTGACGACAAACCACAAGAAAACGGTTTTACATAGTGAAGGGCCTTGTGAAGCATTATGTAAGCTCCGAGGTTCATCCCTGCAGTGGCGAAACGTAGTTTAGAACAAGTCAGTTGTAATCGCATCATAACCACCAACACATACAACCACTGAGACGATTTGTGTTCgggagcacagcagcagcagcatgtcgCCATTACTCGATGCTACTAGCGTGTATATCTatcatgctttaaaaaaaaaggacaaatctAACAGTACGAAAACATAAATCTAATGAGGTGAATGAAAGGAATGTGcattaataaaataacataaaatctaagaaaaatgtgttggatttttttttaatgtctgtcCTCATTTAATAGATTCTGCTTTTTGTCTCACtgcccccaaaaaaaaaaaaaaaatctattaatcTGAATAAAACCTTTCACGAGAGATATTTTTCACAATTCAAGCATTTTAATAGACACCCCATTTAACTCcatcagtggaaaaaaaaggcaCTCACATTTACAGTGTAAAGGCTCAACATCAGCAATTGTAATTCACACGAGCATTGAGGTTACAGATTGATAGTGTTTATGTGCAAAGCTTTTCATACACCACTGCGTTACTGTACTGTGTAAACCAGATATCTAGGAAAACCCCCATTTCATTCATGCTTTCCTACAA
This sequence is a window from Oreochromis niloticus isolate F11D_XX linkage group LG6, O_niloticus_UMD_NMBU, whole genome shotgun sequence. Protein-coding genes within it:
- the ppp2r2ca gene encoding protein phosphatase 2, regulatory subunit B, gamma a, encoding MGEDAESPKINHTFLRDYVTEADVISTVEFNQTGDLLATGDKGGRVVIFQRETESKGESEEAGETGDSGEYNVYSTFQSHEPDFDYLKSVEIEEKINKIRWLPQQNAAHFLLSTNDKTVKLWKVSERDKRPEGYNLKDEEGRLKDISTITSLQVPVLKPTDLMVEVRPRRVFANGHTYHVNSISVNSDGETYLSADDLRINMWHLGITDRSFNIVDIKPANMEDLTEVITAAEFHPHHCHLFVYSSSKGTLRLCDMRASALCDKHTKLFEEPEDPGNRSFFSEIISSVSDVKFSHSGRYLLTRDYLTAKVWDINMDKGPVETYQVHEYLRSKLCSLYENDCIFDKFECVWNSSDSVIMTGAYNSFFRMFDRETGRGVTLEAWRESSKPRAVLRTRRVYTGGKRRRGDVGVDSLDFTKKILHMAWHPSENIIAIAATNNLYIFQDRVNPETQAQ